A window of Pomacea canaliculata isolate SZHN2017 linkage group LG3, ASM307304v1, whole genome shotgun sequence contains these coding sequences:
- the LOC112559999 gene encoding LOW QUALITY PROTEIN: rho guanine nucleotide exchange factor 39-like (The sequence of the model RefSeq protein was modified relative to this genomic sequence to represent the inferred CDS: inserted 1 base in 1 codon) — protein sequence MSARRRLKELTGPEDFEDGVLFADSPAEKAVQENSKRERRRRKIIKELFETEKAYLNHLDVIHKFFYFPLQFNCIIPEDAHSHLFSNIEQIRDVNRTLLELMEQSTVGQAFRHLGPFLKLYATYANNHEQALAVLQEWTQKKPEFVEFIAKQESRPEIMGLRINALLITPVQRIPRYKLLLEDLLEHTPIDHHDYLQLKEATQQIGEIAMYINEHIRQHENFQKMLAIQKCFDSSAPKILQPGRLFLKEGQLKKVARKGGKYHERMFFLFNDMLLYGKPKLLDSGGKSYICCCVLPIKHCRLEXVFVTNIKQSSDSGGGVFKVTCKEESLVLFSEDTGVAQSWSDAIEKAIRQANADRQTLRKPSSNKIPLRGRSLRKHRQQQKKSNVEMTPVNHHVPSRQDESKDCCSPHLRQRLQPFQARLQNIYSNFPAACASPPKPKVNRSSVISEGSETTANLSSRVSENSQSNLVHIEDGNTFDVYATHQDLDSMAGDFSPKINGVNASLGSTMSTATGVEIYYPHGSVLSLNTTQPRVSVRSKLKSYLRKPFTRRQRAHQQTNNHCSPPPQRNKPQSRQNR from the exons ATGTCTGCAAGAAGAAGGCTCAAAG AGTTGACAGGACCAGAAGATTTTGAAGATGGTGTCTTATTTGCTGACAGCCCAGCTGAGAAAGCAGTCCAAGAAAACTCAAAGCGAGAACGAAGGCGTCGTAAAATCATCAAAGAACTTTTTGAAACAGAGAAGGCATATCTGAATCATCTGGATGTTATTCACAAA TTTTTCTACTTCCCCCTGCAGTTCAACTGCATTATTCCAGAAGATGCCCATTCACACTTGTTTAGCAATATTGAGCAAATCAGAGATGTCAACCGCACCCTGCTGGAACTGATGGAGCAAAGCACAGTGGGTCAGGCTTTTCGTCACCTGGGCCCATTCCTCAAATTGTATGCAACATATGCCAACAACCACGAGCAGGCTTTAGCTGTACTACAG GAATGGACACAGAAAAAGCCAGAATTTGTAGAGTTCATTGCAAAACAAGAATCACGACCTGAAATAATGGGACTGAGGATAAATGCGCTGCTTATCACGCCTGTGCAACGAATACCCAG aTACAAGCTGCTTCTCGAGGACCTTCTGGAACATACTCCAATTGATCACCATGACTATCTACAACTGAAAG AGGCCACACAACAAATTGGAGAAATTGCAATGTACATCAATGAACACATTAGACAGCATGAGAATTTTCAAAAGATGTTGGCCatacagaaatgttttgacAGCTCTGCTCCCAAGATACTGCAGCCTGGACGTTTGTTTCTAAAAGAAGGGCAACTGAAAaag GTTGCCCGCAAAGGAGGAAAATACCATGAAagaatgtttttccttttcaatgACATGTTGTTATATGGAAAGCCAAAACTGCTGGACAGTGGTGGCAAAAGCTACATCTGTTGTTGTGTCCTTCCAATTAAACACTGTCGTCTTG AGGTGTTTGTAACAAATATCAAACAGTCAAGTGACAGCGGTGGAGGTGTATTCAAG GTTACCTGTAAGGAAGAAAGTTTGGTGCTATTTTCGGAAGACACAGGTGTGGCACAGTCTTGGAGTGATGCCATCGAAAAGGCCATCCG ACAAGCCAATGCTGACAGGCAGACACTAAGAAAACCCAGCAGTAACAAGATACCTCTACGGGGACGTTCATTACGTAAACACCGACAGCAACAAAAGAAATCGAATGTGGAG ATGACACCTGTAAACCATCATGTGCCAAGCAGACAAGACGAGAGCAAAGACTGCTGCTCCCCACACCTGCGCCAGCGCTTACAACCCTTTCAAGCTCGTCTCcaaaacatttacagtaatTTTCCAGCTGCTTGCGCTTCTCCTCCAAAGCCAAAAGTGAACCGCTCATCTGTCATTTCAGAAGGATCAGAGACTACTGCCAATCTTAGCTCTAGAGTGTCAGAAAACAGCCAGTCCAACTTGGTGCACATAGAAGATGGCAACACCTTTGATGTTTATGCAACGCATCAGGAT ttGGACAGTATGGCTGGGGATTTTTCACCTAAGATCAATGGTGTCAATGCATCTCTTGGTTCAACAATGTCTACCGCAACAGGAGTAGAGATCTACTACCCTCATGGAAGCGTTTTGTCATTAAACACAACACAGCCACGAGTGTCCGTGAGGTCTAAACTCAAATCATATCTGAGGAAACCATTTACCAG ACGTCAGAGAGCACATCAGCAGACAAACAACCACTGTTCACCACCGCCACAGAGAAACAAACCACAATCTCGACAGAATAGATGA
- the LOC112560000 gene encoding rho guanine nucleotide exchange factor 39-like yields MSELTGRDLGDGVSFAASPAETAVQENSKQERRRCEIIKELIETEKTYLNHLDIIHKFFYSPLKEKEDIIPKDAHLVLFRNIEQIREVNRTLLEVMEQSTVGQAFRHLGPFLKLYATYANNHMQALDVLQEWRQKKPEFADFIATQESRPELMMLSIDALLIMPVQRIPRYRLLLEDLLEHTHKKDPDYLQLKEATQQIGKITMHINEDIRKHENFQKMLAIQKCFDSSAPQILKPGRLFLKEGPLKKASRKGGNYHERMFYLFNDMLLYGKPRLLDSGGKSYICCCVLPIKHCCLENCGCVFKITCKEERLVLFSDEIGVAQSWIDAMEMAIRKAKSDSLTLRKPSSRRIPLRGRLLRTHQKSWDLEMTSENNWMPGEQDESDNYCSPDCYCLHFIQARLQNIYRSLRNR; encoded by the exons ATGTCCG AGTTGACAGGACGAGATTTAGGAGATGGAGTGTCATTTGCTGCCAGCCCAGCTGAGACAGCAGTCCAAGAAAACTCAAAGCAAGAACGAAGACGTTGTGAGATCATCAAAGAACTTATTGAAACAGAGAAGACATATCTGAATCATCTGGATATTATTCACAAA TTTTTCTACTCCCCCCTGAAGGAAAAGGAGGACATCATTCCGAAAGATGCCCACTTAGTCTTGTTTAGAAATATTGAGCAAATCAGAGAAGTCAACCGCACCTTGCTGGAAGTGATGGAGCAAAGCACAGTGGGTCAGGCTTTCCGTCACCTGGGCCCATTCCTCAAATTGTATGCAACATACGCCAACAACCATATGCAAGCTCTTGATGTGCTACAG GAATGGAGACAGAAAAAGCCAGAGTTTGCAGACTTCATTGCAACACAAGAATCACGACCTGAATTAATGATGCTGTCGATAGATGCACTGCTAATCATGCCTGTGCAACGAATTCCCAG ATACAGACTTCTTCTCGAGGACCTTCTGGAACATACTCACAAAAAAGACCCTGACTATCTACAACTGAAAG AGGCCACACAACAGATTGGAAAAATTACCATGCACATCAACGAAGACATTCGAAAGCATGAgaactttcaaaaaatgttggccatacagaaatgttttgacAGCTCTGCTCCTCAGATACTGAAGCCTGGACGCTTGTTTCTGAAAGAAGGGCCACTgaaaaag GCTTCCCGCAAAGGAGGAAATTACCACGAAAGAATGTTTTACCTTTTCAATGACATGTTGTTATATGGAAAGCCAAGACTGCTGGATAGTGGTGGCAAAAGCTACATCTGTTGTTGTGTCCTTCCAATTAAACATTGTTGCCTTGAGAATTGTGGATGTGTGTTCAAG ATTACCTGTAAGGAAGAAAGATTGGTGCTATTTTCAGACGAAATTGGTGTGGCACAGTCTTGGATTGATGCCATGGAAATGGCCATCCG AAAAGCCAAAAGTGACTCCCTGACATTAAGAAAACCCAGCAGTCGCAGGATACCTCTACGGGGACGTTTATTACGCACACATCAAAAGAGTTGGGATCTGGAG ATGACATCTGAAAACAATTGGATGCCGGGTGAGCAAGACGAGAGCGACAACTACTGTTCACCAGACTGCTACTGCTTGCATTTTATTCAAGCTCGTCTccaaaacatttacagaagtTTGAGGAATCGGTAA